The genome window CCCCCGCCGCTAGCAGCACAGAGGAAACGCGCTGGGGTTGATTGCCCAGGGGATATAACCCTGGTCGCACCACTTCCCCCGTAACAGTTACCTGAACAGCCCGCTGATTGGCCAGGGAGAGCAGGACGATCGGATTGATAATATATCGGCTCACGGCTTGCTGTACCCGGGTCTGGGCTTCATCGATCGTCAGTCCTTGCAGTTCAATTTTGCCCAGCACGGGGTGGGTGATTTTGCCTTCTGGGTCGATCGCCGCTTGGAAGCTGAAATCCTGAAACCGTTGGACAAAGACGGATACCACATCCCCCGATCCCAGCCGATATTGGCCAAAAGTCGGAATGGCTGTAGAGTCTGCGGCAGGGGAACTCCCGGTTCCAGTCACGCTTTGGGGCAGGCTAGGAGCATCCGCCGGGGGCAATTCACCCCGATCGCGCAATCGTTGTCGCGCTTGTTCAACCAAATCCAGGGCAGTGGGTCGGCGATCGGGTTCTAGGGTAGGGGGTGGCGGCGTCTGGGCTAAACTGGGGCGCATCCAGGTACTCCCGGCCAGCACCCCTAGGGAAATTTGCAAAGTAGTGTGGAGACTCGCGATCGAGAGCGCAGTCCACCGAACGGAATGCCGAATTGGAGAAGGGGGCACAGCCATGGGGTTCAAGGACAAAGGTTCAACAGCGCTGGCAGGGTGAAATAGGGAACTCAGGGCAACGGGAACTCAGGCAAGGGAACTCAGGGCAATCTCAAGCAAAGCGGGACACCATTTGGCCGGACGGCTGAGCCGCGAGGTACAGCCCTACGAACAGCAGGGATCATCAAGGATCCTGAGGTGACTTATAGCACAGGAGTCGGGAGAAATGGCACAGGAAATCATTTCCAGGAAGCTTTTCTCGCGTCAGCTTTTCTAGCGTCACAGGAAGCCTGCCATCATCCATTAGGCTGCCCTCCGGGACTCCAGGGGTAACTTCGATGATCCACTGCTTAACCAATCCACTGCTTAACCAATCCACCACTCAAACTAATACAGCCTCAACTAATACAGCAGCAGCCTAATCAGCGGCAGTAAACACGGTGTCCAGCAGCGTGCTCTGTATAGTCTTCCCGAGGGTTTCAATGCGATCGCGGTATTTACTCAAGTCATCCAAGGGTTCCATTTCCAGCAGGGCAGACACTGCCACCCAGGGCTGACGCTGACGATGCAATTGCGCCCAGCGATCGGCCATAAACCAACGGCTGGGGGTGGGATCTCCCCCCGTCGGCCAAGCATACCACTGCAATACCGCATAGGTTTGCTGCGGGTTCCAAGCGCGAAACAACTGGGCAGTGATCGGGATGGTTTGGGAAGGCGAGGTCGATCGGGAATCTGCCCCTGCAGGCACGGCAAACGAAAGGGATTGTTGGGAGTCGGTTTCCCATTGTTGCAGCCCATTCAGATCAGTCCATTCCACCTGCGGTTGATCCTTGGGGCCGTTTTGGGTAAACAGGAACAAAATTGCCGTATTCTTCTGAGCATCCTGGCTTTCCTGCACAGACCAGATGTGATCTCCCAGGGACAAGGTGCGCTGTTTCGTCATCTGCCAACCGGGTAGAGCTAATCCCTGTTGTCGCAGGGTTTTGAGTTGTTGCAACACAGTGATCGGTGGCGGAGATTGCCAAAACCAACTGCCTTTGAGATAGCCCGGCAGGGCTCCTACGATCAGGAGAACGAGCAACAGCGCTAATAGACCCAAGCGAAAGACCGAGAGTGACGATCTCCACTGGGTGGAAAGGGGAAGCGACATTTTCATCTGCTAAGACAACCCACAAATCTAGAACACAGTCTAGCCCCTAGACTGCCCAAAATAGTTCTGTAAACTGCGTTTGTGCCGCTTATTTGTAACGCTTATTTGTGCCGCTTAGTATTTTTCAAGATTCGTTCGCGGGTATTGATGCACCGGAATTTCAATCATAAATTTGGTGCCTCTACCGGGGGTAGAGCTACACCAGAGCTGCCCCTGATGTTTTTCGGTAATGATTTGATAGCTGATTGAGAGTCCCAAACCCGTGCCTTTACCCACAGGTTTGGTGGTAAAAAAGGGGTCAAAAATGCGGGATTTGACATCTTCTGGAATGCCCACTCCATTATCTACAATTTCCACTTGAATGCGATCGTTAGCGATGGCTCGCGTGGCAATCCAAATCCGTCGTAAGTGAGGTTTTTCATGGTCGTTAGCGGACTGGGCAATGGGTTCTTCCAAGGCATCGATCGCGTTGACCAATAGATTCATAAAAACTTGATTAATTTGGCTGGGATAGCATTCTACTAACGGCAAATCACCGTAATGCTTGACAATCTCAATATCTGGACGATTGTGCTTACCAATGAAGCGGTGCTGTAGGATGAGAAGAGTATTCTCCAGCCCTTCATGGAGATTAACCGCTTTAAAGTCTGCTTCATCCAAGCGAGAAAAGTTGCGCAGGGATAGGATAATCTGCCGAATCCGATCGGTTCCGACATTCATTGATTGGAGGAGTTTGATCAAATCGGCTTGGAGAAAGGTGAAATGCACTTCATCCAGCAGAATTTGTAGCGTTTGGGGAGGTTGTGGGTAATGGAGTTGATAGGCTTCAATGACTTGGAGTAAGTCTTTAACATAGCGCTCAATATAGGTCAGATTGCCATGAATAAAATTGACAGGGTTATTAATTTCATGGGCAATCCCAGCCACCATTTGTCCCAAGGCGGACATTTTTTCACTTTGCAGCATTTGCAATTGGGTTTGTTGCAACTTAGTCAGGGTTTGTTGCAACGTTTCATTCTTGAGATAGAGTTCCTCAGTCCGCTCTTGGACACGAATTTCTAAGGTTTCATTGGTTTCAGCCAGTTGATCAAAGGCAACTCGCAACTTGGCTTCTGCTCGGGCCCGTTCCGCGATCGTGGCCGTCAGCACCAAAATGGTCAGGGTAATGACGCCAATGAAAGCTTGCAATTGCATTAAAGAGTAATTCAAATCGGCCCGGACAAATCCACCCTTACCATTGACGGTTGCAATCACTGCGATCGCGGTCACTACCCCCGTGAACAACGTCGCGCCCGGTTGCCCCAGACGAAATGCCGCCCAAATCAACAGGGGAATCAGCATAAATTCGAAGTGGTAGCCTCGGTCAAAGGCGACTCCACCAATCCCAGCAATTAAACCGAGTAAAACCGCTGGCTCCATGGTTCTCCAGAAGCTCAGCCAACGGAGCTTGGCAAAGAAAGCCTGGGGAGGGAGGGAGGATTGCGATGGATCTGAATTCAGTGGTGGAAACAGCCATTGACGAAGTTGCTGAAGAGGATGCTGAAAAGGAGATTGACTGTTCTGTAATAAATTCTTCCAGGAAAGTAGAATGGGTGTCACAATCCAAATGCCGGACACATTAGAAATCCACCAGATTAACCACACGGTGCCATAGGCAGGCCAGGGAACTTTACCACTCAGCATTAGGCAGGTCACCCCAACGGTGGCATTCACCGATGGGCCTGCCATACCGGTCAAGAACAAAAAGCGAAAGACATCAGTCACCCGCTCCAAGGGATAGCGGCCCTTCGTGGCTTTCCGGAGTAACCAGCTCCCCAGTAGGGTTCCTAGAGTAGTCCCGATCGCGATGCCAATCACAGGCAGGGTGGACATCAATAGTGCAGCGAGACTGGTCGTATCCCGAAAGGCCCAGAAATTGGCGAGGAATGACCCCAAACCCACTCCATAGGCTAGCCAATTGCCAAATACCAGGACGGCTGCCACGGCAAGGCCATCGGGGGGCCACACAGGCGTGACATCCTGGGGCGTAGAGGCCAAATAGCGAGACAGCTCTGCGGTGGCATAGTAGGCGATCGCTAGGGCAACAATGGAGCCGAGTTTAATCAGAACACGGGAAAGTCCAGGGAATTTCAGTTGGCGCATTACTGGAGCAAAGGAGGGAGCAGCAGGGGACATTCACACATACCAGTTCACCCATTAGAATGCCCCGTTGGGCATCAGAGTACAATACTTAGGCCCAGAACTCGATTTTGATGAGTAATTAGACTTATATCCCCCAATATCCCCCAATCAGCCCGATCGACCTGAAATTCCCCGGCAATCCCCTTACCAGCATCCTCCAGAACCGCTAGAGGCTTCGATCAAGACCAATCAAGACCAATCGAGACTAAATTGAGACCATCTCTCAGGCCATTCGATCGAACTACAACGCCTCAGGCTGCAATTGTCACACGAACTGTCACACTCAACGAATTGGCACACCCAACTGTCACAATCCCAGGGACTTCCCAAAAATCAGAGGGGCCGATCTCTATTGTTTCATCGGCATCCCAGACTTTCAGGACAAAATGAGCCTGAGCCACCTGACAAACTGACCCAGGTTGGGGGGAATCCGCCCACTCCCGTCCGAAGGTACAGGTGTGCGCTACCGAGAGAAACATCCTATGAACACCCAATTTGCTTCTGCTGCTGAACAACCATCAGGGCTCGCTGTCAACAGCACCTCCTCCAACCCCTCACCCACCACCTCCCAACGCAATGCTCAACTCGATGACCTGAACCAAAGCGATATCCAAAAGCTGGCTCAAATCCTAGTCTCCGAACTGACAACGGAACTGAACCTGAAAGCAACCGACGCGGTTCAAGCGATCGCCCAACGGATCGCCATTGAAGTCGAACGGATTTGTAGCAAGAGCGATCGCATCCAAACCTCTGGCCAAGTCGGATCTTGGCGGTTAACCCTAGCGCGCTATCGCTTACAAAAATGCATTCACTTTTATCAACTGGGTTCTCGGCGCGGGCGGATTGATCTGCACAGCACCCTCAGCACCATGGTCTATCGCCCCATTTCCCCTGCCCATCTACAACTCAGCTTCCAAGCTCGCTACAACCTGATCGAGGACTTCCTGCAAGGGTTCTACACCGAATCGCTACGGGCCTTCCGTCGGGAAAATGCCTTGGAGGAAACCTACCAACCTAAAACGAAGCTGCAACTGGCGGAATACATGGCATTTACGGAACAGTATGCCAAGCGTCGCATCACATTACCGGGATGCCAAAGCCAACAGTTAGTGATTCTGCGGGCCCAACGGTTTGCCACTCGCCAACCCCAGGAAATTGCGGTGGATATTGAAACGGCAATGGAATCAGCAAAAGATTCGGAATCGGATGCCTACGGACGGTCTCCGGTATTGCAAATGATTCGGGAACAAATGGTTTCGGAAAAACAGGACAATGGGGAAGATTCCCTGCGCGATCGGGTCGTAACGGAATTGATCCAGTATTTAGAATCCCAAGATCAACAGGATTGCATCAACTATCTCACGCTGAAGTTACAGGATTTATCCGTACCGGAAATCGATGAAATTTTGGGCCTGACCGCACGGCAGCGGGATTACCTGCAACAGCGCTTTAAGTACCATGTGGAAAAGTTTGCCATTTCCCACAATTGGCAGTTGGTGCATGAGTGGCTGGGGGCCGATCTCGATCGTAACCTGGGTCTTTCACCCCAGCTTTGGCAGCAATTCCGTGCCAACCTCACCCCGGATCAACAACAACTCTTAGACTTCAAACAAACTGGCACTGAGGATAAGGTGATTGCGAAGTCGCTAAAATGCACGGAAAAACAGGTGCAGAAGCGCTGGGCAAAACTGCTGGAAGCAGCCTGGGAAACTCGGAATCAACACACGAAATAGATTTCTGTTCCCGGTTACATCATCTCTGTTTCTTGTTCTCTGTTTCATTCTATCGGTAGCACTAGGGCGGATCTCCGGATCTGCCTTTTTTATTGCGTAAAGTATGGCGTCAAGCATGGCGTCAAGCATGGCATCAAGTCGGGTGACCTGAAAGCAGATTGAGCCACCTTCATCACAAACCCTCGTGCATACCAGCCGTCTTCCCACCCATCGTTGCTGTTTCTTCTCATCAGTAGTTTAAGTTAAAGTGGTCTTAGCATCATCGAGACATCATGACTCCCAATTCCTGGCACCAACTTCTCACCCAAAATCGCGCGATCGCAGTGATTCGAACGGCCCATTACGATCGCGGGTGGGGCATGGCCAATGCCGTTGCCCTGGGAGGAATGCGCTTAATCGAAGTCACCTGGGATAGCGATCGTGCACCTGAGTTGATTATGCGATTACGCGAGGCTCACCCCGATTGCGTCATTGGCACGGGAACGGTACTGACCGTAGAGGCGTTGGATAAAGCTGTAGCCGCCGGGGCAGAATTTGCCTTCTCGCCCTTCGCTGACCCCGAGATGATTGCTTTTGCCAATTCCAACGACATTCCCCTCGTACCTGGAGCTTTAACGCCGACGGAAATTCTACAGGCATGGCAGGCCGGGGCAAAAACGATTAAGGTCTTTCCTGTCAGTGCCCTCGGTGGGGCAAATTACATCCAAAGCTTGCAAGATCCCCTCAAAGGCATTCCCTTAATTCCCACAGGGGGCGTCACAATGAATAATGCCAAATCGATGCTGAAAGCTGGGGCGATCGCAGTGGGGCTAGCGGGGAGTTTGTTCCCGAAAAAGGCGATCGAAACAGGAGATTGGGAGATTGTGCAGATGGTAGCTCGCCGTTTGGTGAAATTGCTGACTTAGCTTGTTCAACTGCAATGATTTTCAACCGCAATGATTTTCAACCGCAATGATTTAACTGCACTGATTCAATTAACGACTGATTCAAGTGACGATCGTGGCAGTAATTCATCGAGTGACCAATTCGTGATCACAATAATAATCGCGGTGGCGTTAACCAAAAGATTGTACCTTTGCCAACCAAAGCACCCGTTGTCGGTAATTCCAGCCCGATCGCGCCTGCTTTTTTAAGCACTAGTCGGTTGATGACTGACCCAAACACCAACCGTTCGGCAGCTTGGCTGAGATCCGGTTCATGCCCCACGATCGCGATCGGTTTGGCAACGGATTGCCACGCCTGTAGGACTTCTAACCAGTGGGTAAAATTCCCTTCTGGAGCCAAACAGTCCAGCAATTCCACATCAGTACTCATCCCCTCTTCCTGCAAAATTTCTGCCGTTTGTTTGGCTCGTAGGTAGGGACTGGTGAGGAGGCGATCGACCCGAACGTCCACCTCGTGCAGCCGACGGGCAATCTTCCGGGTCTTTTGAACCCCTTCTGGGGTCAGCGGACGGGCTGCAT of Alkalinema sp. FACHB-956 contains these proteins:
- a CDS encoding MASE1 domain-containing protein, which gives rise to MSPAAPSFAPVMRQLKFPGLSRVLIKLGSIVALAIAYYATAELSRYLASTPQDVTPVWPPDGLAVAAVLVFGNWLAYGVGLGSFLANFWAFRDTTSLAALLMSTLPVIGIAIGTTLGTLLGSWLLRKATKGRYPLERVTDVFRFLFLTGMAGPSVNATVGVTCLMLSGKVPWPAYGTVWLIWWISNVSGIWIVTPILLSWKNLLQNSQSPFQHPLQQLRQWLFPPLNSDPSQSSLPPQAFFAKLRWLSFWRTMEPAVLLGLIAGIGGVAFDRGYHFEFMLIPLLIWAAFRLGQPGATLFTGVVTAIAVIATVNGKGGFVRADLNYSLMQLQAFIGVITLTILVLTATIAERARAEAKLRVAFDQLAETNETLEIRVQERTEELYLKNETLQQTLTKLQQTQLQMLQSEKMSALGQMVAGIAHEINNPVNFIHGNLTYIERYVKDLLQVIEAYQLHYPQPPQTLQILLDEVHFTFLQADLIKLLQSMNVGTDRIRQIILSLRNFSRLDEADFKAVNLHEGLENTLLILQHRFIGKHNRPDIEIVKHYGDLPLVECYPSQINQVFMNLLVNAIDALEEPIAQSANDHEKPHLRRIWIATRAIANDRIQVEIVDNGVGIPEDVKSRIFDPFFTTKPVGKGTGLGLSISYQIITEKHQGQLWCSSTPGRGTKFMIEIPVHQYPRTNLEKY
- the sixA gene encoding phosphohistidine phosphatase SixA, whose protein sequence is MSTFSLYLIRHGLAGQFGDYADDAARPLTPEGVQKTRKIARRLHEVDVRVDRLLTSPYLRAKQTAEILQEEGMSTDVELLDCLAPEGNFTHWLEVLQAWQSVAKPIAIVGHEPDLSQAAERLVFGSVINRLVLKKAGAIGLELPTTGALVGKGTIFWLTPPRLLL
- a CDS encoding cyanoexosortase B system-associated protein encodes the protein MSLPLSTQWRSSLSVFRLGLLALLLVLLIVGALPGYLKGSWFWQSPPPITVLQQLKTLRQQGLALPGWQMTKQRTLSLGDHIWSVQESQDAQKNTAILFLFTQNGPKDQPQVEWTDLNGLQQWETDSQQSLSFAVPAGADSRSTSPSQTIPITAQLFRAWNPQQTYAVLQWYAWPTGGDPTPSRWFMADRWAQLHRQRQPWVAVSALLEMEPLDDLSKYRDRIETLGKTIQSTLLDTVFTAAD
- a CDS encoding HetZ-related protein, which translates into the protein MNTQFASAAEQPSGLAVNSTSSNPSPTTSQRNAQLDDLNQSDIQKLAQILVSELTTELNLKATDAVQAIAQRIAIEVERICSKSDRIQTSGQVGSWRLTLARYRLQKCIHFYQLGSRRGRIDLHSTLSTMVYRPISPAHLQLSFQARYNLIEDFLQGFYTESLRAFRRENALEETYQPKTKLQLAEYMAFTEQYAKRRITLPGCQSQQLVILRAQRFATRQPQEIAVDIETAMESAKDSESDAYGRSPVLQMIREQMVSEKQDNGEDSLRDRVVTELIQYLESQDQQDCINYLTLKLQDLSVPEIDEILGLTARQRDYLQQRFKYHVEKFAISHNWQLVHEWLGADLDRNLGLSPQLWQQFRANLTPDQQQLLDFKQTGTEDKVIAKSLKCTEKQVQKRWAKLLEAAWETRNQHTK
- a CDS encoding bifunctional 4-hydroxy-2-oxoglutarate aldolase/2-dehydro-3-deoxy-phosphogluconate aldolase: MTPNSWHQLLTQNRAIAVIRTAHYDRGWGMANAVALGGMRLIEVTWDSDRAPELIMRLREAHPDCVIGTGTVLTVEALDKAVAAGAEFAFSPFADPEMIAFANSNDIPLVPGALTPTEILQAWQAGAKTIKVFPVSALGGANYIQSLQDPLKGIPLIPTGGVTMNNAKSMLKAGAIAVGLAGSLFPKKAIETGDWEIVQMVARRLVKLLT
- a CDS encoding polysaccharide biosynthesis/export family protein produces the protein MAVPPSPIRHSVRWTALSIASLHTTLQISLGVLAGSTWMRPSLAQTPPPPTLEPDRRPTALDLVEQARQRLRDRGELPPADAPSLPQSVTGTGSSPAADSTAIPTFGQYRLGSGDVVSVFVQRFQDFSFQAAIDPEGKITHPVLGKIELQGLTIDEAQTRVQQAVSRYIINPIVLLSLANQRAVQVTVTGEVVRPGLYPLGNQPQRVSSVLLAAGGTTDQADLREVKVRRAMPNGTTIEESLDLFTPLKTGTSLPDARLQDGDVILVTKLQPDKLQDYDRSIVARSTLVKPQLTIRVLSYARGGLGEVIVPNGSKFVDALAKVGLNPDAANLRKIAVVRFDNVQQKAVTFQLDGKKAIMGDMTQNIALQDNDVIVIGRNLVGRITYALNVFTQPFRDVLGFLLFFRELGNSATNLFRPSGQE